The stretch of DNA GGTATTGCAGCCATTGAAAAAGAAAACGAAAAGAAAGCACGATTAATGTATTCAGAAATTGACCTAAATCCATTATTTAAAGGATTTGCTGCTAAAGAAGATCGTTCTGACATGAATGCTACTTTTACTTTAGAAAACGAGAACTTAAAGGAAACTTTTGAAACCATGCTTAAAGAAGGCGGAATTAATGGTTTAAACGGTCATAGAAGCGTTGGTGGTTATAGAGCATCTATGTACAATGCATTACCTCTAGATAGTGTAAAAGCATTGGTTGAAATCATGAGTGAATTAGAAAGTAAAGCTTAAATAGAAAATTTTGTCATTCCCTCTTAGGAGGGAATCTCATAAATTAAAACTTAATTATAAAAAGATTTCCGTCTTCACGGAAATGAAAAAATAAAATAAATTATTAAAAGATTCCCACCTTCGTGGGAATGATAAAAATAAAGTTCAATGAAAGTATTAGCAAACGATGGTATTTCGCAAAGCGGAATTGCCGCACTAGAGAAAGGTGGTTTTGAAGTCATCACAACAACTGTAGCTCAAGAGCAACTAATTAATTACATTAATGAAAAAGACATTACTGTTTTATTGGTACGTAGTGCTACTACAGTACGTAAAGACTTAATCGATGCTTGTCCAAACTTAAAAATTATTGGTCGTGGTGGCGTTGGTATGGATAATATTGATGTTGAATATGCGAGAGAACAAGGACGCAGTGTTATTAACACACCTGCTGCCTCTTCTCACTCGGTTGCAGAGTTAGTATTTGGTCACTTATTTGGACTGGCTCGTTTTTTACATAACTCGAATAGAGAGATGCCTTTAGAAGGCGATTCTAACTTTAAAGGTTTAAAGAAAGCTTACGCAAAAGGCACTGAGTTAAAAGGAAAAACCTTAGGCGTTTTAGGATTTGGTCGTATTGGTCAAGCTACTGCAAAGGTTGCTATCGGGGCAGGTATGAAAGTTGTTGCTTTTGACCCATTTATCGATGAAGCAAATTTAGAACTGGACTTTTTTGATGGTCAAAAATTGAACTTTAATATTAAAACCATTTCTAAAGAAGACGTTTTAAAGCAAGCAGATTTCTTAACGCTTCATGTTCCTGCACAAAACGATTACGTTATCGGAAAATCGGAATTAGAAATCATGAAAGATGGTGCTATTCTTGTTAATGCTGCACGTGGTGGCGTGGTTGATGAAGTTGCACTAGTTGAAGCACTTACCAGCGGAAAAATTGCAAGAGCTGCTTTAGATGTCTTTGAAAAAGAACCAAAACCAGAAGTTCAATTGTTAATGAACCCTGCTTTGTCGTTGACACCTCATACTGGTGCTGCAACAAATGAAGCCCAAGATAGAATTGGTACAGAATTAGCAGAACAAATTATCAGTATCTTAAAATAATTTTAGGTTATACCGATTGAATTTCAAAATGATTGATTATAAATTTGAATTATATTTTCTTTATATGAAATAGAAAATATAATCATAGCCTTAGTTACGGTTCTATTTTATATTGAAATATAAGGGAAATAGAAACAGATTTAATTAATTATTTTGGAGTTCATTTGGTATTACATGTGACCTAAACGTTATAATTGAGTCCTAACATATATGTTAGGACTTTTTTTGTACATTGAACAATCAATTTTACTAACCAATTTTCAATTAACAATATAATATTATGGCAGGAATTTTAGACTTATTAAACAGCGACCTTGGAAAAACAATCATTAGTGGTGTAGCAGGTCAAACAGGACAAGACAAGAATAAAACAGGAAGCGTTCTAACGATGGCGCTACCGGTGTTAATGCAGGCCATGAAACGTAATACAGCAACTCCACAAGGAGCTGAAGGTTTACTTAGTGCATTGAATGGTAAACACGACGGAAGCATTTTAGATAACCTGGGCGGTTTATTTAATGGTGGTGTGGATTCTAATGTTATAGATGATGGCGGAAAAATACTAGGTCATGTTTTAGGAGGCAAACAACAACATGTTGAAAATGCTTTAAGTCAGAAGTCTGGTATGGACGCAGGGTCTGTAGCTCAAATATTAAAAGTGGCAGCTCCCATATTAATGGGCGTTTTAGGTAAACAAAGCAGACAACAAAACGTAAACAATTCTAGTGGCATTGAAGGGTTATTAGGCGGTTTACTTGGTGGTAATTCTCCTCAGCAAGAACAAAGCTTTTTAGAGTCTATTCTTGATGCTGATGGTGATGGAAGTGTTATTGATGATGTAGCGGGCATGGTACTAGGAGGTGGCAAAAAGAAAAGTGGCCTTGGAGGACTACTTGGTGGCCTTTTTGGGGGGAAATAAGACATTAATTGATACAAAACAATAAACGCCAAACAGTCATGTTTGGCGTTTATTTGTTAAAATCATTCAAAAACAACCATTTAAGGTATGATTTTTGTAAATTTATTTAGAAATAATACCATTTTAAGGTAGAAAAGGTATAATAAAGATCTTTAAAAGTACAGGTTCCTCAATGAGACTATTAGTTAACTCATTCTTGTTTTTATAACATAATATTATAGAACACTTTTGAAGAATAAATCGAAATCCATTAAAAGCTATGAAAAAAGTTATTTATATTTTACTATTGTGTGCATTTGTTTTTAATTGTAATACGTCTAAAACTATAGCATCCGATAAAAGCAAATCTGAAAAAGAACTTGCGCAAGTTGTCAATGATACCGTAACGATTGCGAATGACGAGTTAGAGTACGAAATAATCATTATAGAACCTGGTTTTAATACTTGGCTATTAACCACAGCCAGACCTGAAGGTTTTTATTCGCAACAATATCTAGAAAACAGAAACAATATTTACGTCATAGAATGGAATCAAAGAGTACTTCAGCCACAGCGTTTCAATCCTAATTTATACGAAATGCAAATCGATTACCAACCTGGTATAGATTATGGTTATGAGGTTAATTACAAGCTCTTTAATTACTTTATCTATTTTCAATTGAATTATAAACAACGATTAGCTGGATTTGTCCCTAGAATTTAAAGTCTTTTATTTATTTTTGCAATTAAATTGTATTCGTGAAAAAATTAAAAGAGCGTTGGGGTATTGAACACAATTGGCAAATTATCATCATTTTATGTGTATTTGCTATTACGGGATCTACAGCTTCCTACATAGGTAAACCTATTTTAAACTATTTAAATATTACAACTGAAATATTTGGAAGTTTTGGATATTGGACCATCCGAATTGTTTTATTATTTATCATGTACCAATTTATGCTTGTTTTCTTCGGATGGCTTTTTGGGCAATACAAGTTTTTTTGGAATTTTGAAAAGAAAATGTTGCGTAGGATAGGTTTTAAACGTCTTTTAGATTAGTGAATCAAATTAAACAACATATTATATTTAAGATAATAACCCTATTGCTGGTTGTTACTTTGCTAATACCTACTGTTGTTAAATTTGCTCATATTTTCTCCCACCATGAACATGAAGTTTGTTTAGGAGAAAAAAAGACACACTTACACGAAATAGATTTAGATTGTAGCTTTTATAAATTCAAATTAAATAACAACGTTACTTTTTCTTTTTTTAATGTTGACCTTTTTTCATCTCAGGAAGAACAACTAGAAATTCTATCTCAATATAGTTTCTTAAGTAAATTTCAACGTTTACATGTCTCGCTTCGAGGTCCACCGGCTTTAGTTTAGTAATACACACACTGCCAAGCTGAAACTTTTCAGCTTTAATTATTATTAAACTAAAATATACATATGAAATTATTTATAAGTTCATTGTGCTTTTTGGCATTTACTAGTATATATGCTCAAAACACAATACAAGGTATCGTTACAGATGCAAATACAAATGAAAATTTAGCCTTTGTAAATATCTATTTAGCAGATCTTGAAAAAGGCACCAGCTCCAACGAGGATGGTTATTTTATAATAGATCATTTACCCACAGGTAACTATAAAGTACTTTTCTCAAGCATAGGGTATGAAACCCAATTACTAAACCTAAGCATTCCAACAACCAATACCATTAACATTCGTTTAATACCGTCTGCTATAGAAATGGAAAGTATCATTATCTCTACGCCTTTTCATAAATTACAAAGTGATAATGTGATGAAGGTAGAACAAAAAAGTGTCAAAGATTTAAAAGTAAATGGCGCTGTTACCTTAGCAGATGGGATCACAAACATTGCAGGCGTAGAAAGTGTTACAACAGGTTTAAGTATAGGTAAACCCGTTATTAGAGGGCTAAGTTCTAATAGGGTCTTAGTATATACTCAAGGTATTCGCTTAGAAAATCAACAGTTTGGTGACGAACACGGTTTAGGTATTAATAGTGCGGGCATTGAAAGTGTAGAAGTTATAAAAGGGCCTGCTTCCCTACTCTATGGTAGCGATGCGCTTGGAGGGGTATTGTACTTAAACCCTGAACGATTCGCTAATAGTAATCGCGCTTCGGGGGATTTTAGCGGCACTTATTATAGCAATACCCAAGGCTTCAATACGAATGCCGGATTTAAATCTTCTACAAGCAACTTTAAATTTTTATTTAGAGGAAGTCTTACTGAGCATTCAGATTATAAGACTAAAAATTACCGTGCAACAAACACTCGTTTTCGAGAACAAGATTTTAAAGCTGGAGTTGGATATCAACAAAATAAGTTTAAAACAGAGTTTCGTTACAATGTCAACAATTCCAAACTTGGCATTCCTGAGGAAATAGGAGAACAGTCTACAAACAGAACACCACTACTTCCTTACCAGAATATAACGAATCACATTTTCAGTTCTAAATCTACTATATTTTTCAATAAGTCTAGATTAGATATCAACTTAGGATTCACTTATAACGACAGAAAGGAATTTGAAGAGCATCATCATGATGAAGAGGAAGAAGAGCATGAAGAGGAAGAGGAACACGAAGATGAACATGAAGATGATGAGGATTTAGAAGCTGCACTCCATATGAAGCTAAAGACGGCAAACTATGATCTTAAATACCACTTACCGGAATTGGGTAAATTTGAAACCATCGTCGGCATTCAAGGCATGAATCAGGTAAATACCAATTATGGTGAAGAAACATTAATTCCTGATGCTACGACCAACGATTTTGGTGTTTTAGCAATGTCTCATATCCATTTTGAAAAAGCTGATGTACAGCTTGGAGCTCGTTACGATATTAGACATATTGATGTGAACTCAGGAATAAAAAAGGATTTTAATAGCTTTAATGGTGCTTTAGGCATTAAAACAGATATTGCAAAAAATATAACGGTTAGGGTAAATTTAGCTACAGGGTTTAGAGCTCCTAATTTATCTGAGTTAACATCCGATGGCACACATGAAGGAACCAACCGTTACGAAATTGGAAATAGTAACTTAAAAAGCGAGCAGAACTTTCAGACCGATGTTGCTTTAGAGTTTAAAAATGAACATTTAGAATTATTTGCCAACGGGTTTTATAATAAAATCAATAATTACATTTTTCTATCTCCAAATGGCGCATTTATAGATGAAGACCCTGTGTTTCTTTATTTACAAGATGATGCAAAATTATACGGTGGTGAATTTGGATTTCATTTACACCCTCACCCCTTAGATTGGTTACATTTTGAATCAAGCTTTGAAATGGTTACAGGAAAACAGGATAATGATAGTTATCTACCATTAATTCCAGCAAATACCTTAAACAATATAATACGTGTTGAGTTTGAAAAGCCCTGGTTAAAAAAAGGGTATACCTTTATTAAACTAAGAACCACTTTTAGCCAAAGTAATATTAGCACATTTGAAACCAACACAAATGGTTATAATCTATTAAGTGCTG from Flavivirga spongiicola encodes:
- a CDS encoding D-2-hydroxyacid dehydrogenase — its product is MKVLANDGISQSGIAALEKGGFEVITTTVAQEQLINYINEKDITVLLVRSATTVRKDLIDACPNLKIIGRGGVGMDNIDVEYAREQGRSVINTPAASSHSVAELVFGHLFGLARFLHNSNREMPLEGDSNFKGLKKAYAKGTELKGKTLGVLGFGRIGQATAKVAIGAGMKVVAFDPFIDEANLELDFFDGQKLNFNIKTISKEDVLKQADFLTLHVPAQNDYVIGKSELEIMKDGAILVNAARGGVVDEVALVEALTSGKIARAALDVFEKEPKPEVQLLMNPALSLTPHTGAATNEAQDRIGTELAEQIISILK
- a CDS encoding DUF937 domain-containing protein encodes the protein MAGILDLLNSDLGKTIISGVAGQTGQDKNKTGSVLTMALPVLMQAMKRNTATPQGAEGLLSALNGKHDGSILDNLGGLFNGGVDSNVIDDGGKILGHVLGGKQQHVENALSQKSGMDAGSVAQILKVAAPILMGVLGKQSRQQNVNNSSGIEGLLGGLLGGNSPQQEQSFLESILDADGDGSVIDDVAGMVLGGGKKKSGLGGLLGGLFGGK
- a CDS encoding DUF6146 family protein — encoded protein: MKKVIYILLLCAFVFNCNTSKTIASDKSKSEKELAQVVNDTVTIANDELEYEIIIIEPGFNTWLLTTARPEGFYSQQYLENRNNIYVIEWNQRVLQPQRFNPNLYEMQIDYQPGIDYGYEVNYKLFNYFIYFQLNYKQRLAGFVPRI
- a CDS encoding DUF6787 family protein, coding for MKKLKERWGIEHNWQIIIILCVFAITGSTASYIGKPILNYLNITTEIFGSFGYWTIRIVLLFIMYQFMLVFFGWLFGQYKFFWNFEKKMLRRIGFKRLLD
- a CDS encoding TonB-dependent receptor, with the protein product MKLFISSLCFLAFTSIYAQNTIQGIVTDANTNENLAFVNIYLADLEKGTSSNEDGYFIIDHLPTGNYKVLFSSIGYETQLLNLSIPTTNTINIRLIPSAIEMESIIISTPFHKLQSDNVMKVEQKSVKDLKVNGAVTLADGITNIAGVESVTTGLSIGKPVIRGLSSNRVLVYTQGIRLENQQFGDEHGLGINSAGIESVEVIKGPASLLYGSDALGGVLYLNPERFANSNRASGDFSGTYYSNTQGFNTNAGFKSSTSNFKFLFRGSLTEHSDYKTKNYRATNTRFREQDFKAGVGYQQNKFKTEFRYNVNNSKLGIPEEIGEQSTNRTPLLPYQNITNHIFSSKSTIFFNKSRLDINLGFTYNDRKEFEEHHHDEEEEEHEEEEEHEDEHEDDEDLEAALHMKLKTANYDLKYHLPELGKFETIVGIQGMNQVNTNYGEETLIPDATTNDFGVLAMSHIHFEKADVQLGARYDIRHIDVNSGIKKDFNSFNGALGIKTDIAKNITVRVNLATGFRAPNLSELTSDGTHEGTNRYEIGNSNLKSEQNFQTDVALEFKNEHLELFANGFYNKINNYIFLSPNGAFIDEDPVFLYLQDDAKLYGGEFGFHLHPHPLDWLHFESSFEMVTGKQDNDSYLPLIPANTLNNIIRVEFEKPWLKKGYTFIKLRTTFSQSNISTFETNTNGYNLLSAGFGGHFRLFNNDLEVSVSGTNLTNKTYINHLSRLKPDGIFNMGRNISLGLTYSMK